A region from the Bactrocera dorsalis isolate Fly_Bdor chromosome 1, ASM2337382v1, whole genome shotgun sequence genome encodes:
- the LOC125775610 gene encoding uncharacterized protein LOC125775610 produces the protein MDIDTPAATTSTARAATNVPRNGPTPAPRTIAATASAAAPATAPATTPAPVPAIAPAAVLPSAPRGGTRPPPIPSQITEPRRIRCPICRRPHRLHHCGIFRGMRPLQRQQVAQAHGHCINCLSHTHATTECESRGLCQMCHRPHHTLLHRSSSREVNRPPIHRGRTPRFQPSARAAPQRSGTSLRRRQPGSPSRRPTGLSSVVATLQQLQRLLG, from the coding sequence ATGGATATAGATACGCCAGCCGCAACCACGTCAACCGCTCGCGCGGCTACGAATGTGCCACGCAACGGGCCTACCCCAGCGCCCCGGACGATAGCTGCGACAGCATCGGCCGCTGCACCGGCCACCGCACCagcaacaacgccggcacctgTACCGGCAATCGCGCCTGCAGCGGTCCTACCCTCCGCACCTCGTGGTGGCACGCGACCACCACCAATCCCATCACAGATTACGGAGCCCCGTCGGATAAGGTGTCCCATCTGTCGACGCCCTCATCGTCTCCACCATTGTGgaatatttaggggtatgcggcctttgcaacggcagcaagttgctcaggcccacgggcattgcatcaactgcctgtcgcacactcATGCAACTACCGAGTGTGAGTCACGTGGGTTGTGCCAAATGTGCCACCGGCCGCACCACACGCTGCTACACCGCAGCTCGTCACGCGAGGTGAATCGGCCACCCATCCATCGCGGCCGCACACCCCGATTCCAACCGTCAGCTCGTGCCGCACCCCAGCGGAGCGGAACATCACTGCGGCGTCGACAGCCGGGGTCACCATCTCGTCGTCCTACGGGgctgagcagcgttgtggcaacgctgcaacagctgcaacgccttttaggctaa